The Sphingobacterium lactis sequence ACGTAAAAGGGTGCTGCAGGCAGTCGCCGTGATGTACCTATTGTCGGCGATCGGTTGTGGTCTTTCTTTCAATTGGTACATGTTTCTTTTCTTCCGTCTGTTAGGTGGTATTTCTGTTGGGGTAAGCTCGGTTGTCGGACCTTTATATATTGCGGAGATCGCACCGGCAAAGCTTCGCGGTCGGATGACCGGTATGTTCCAGATCATGATTGTCAGCGGCATATTTATTGCCTACCTCACGAACTTTCTCTTTGCCGGCTTCGGAGAACATGCTTGGCGGTATATGTTGGGCATTATGGCGATTCCTTCCATTGCATTCCTCGTGCTCTTGGGCACCATTCCATTTTCCCCACGTTGGCTTTTGCTCCAAGACCGTCAGGAGGAGGCCGATGTCGTATTCGCAAGTCTCGGCCAGCAAAACGATACGCGGGATGTAGGGGAAACCAAATTGAATATCGAAGAGCCTTTATTCCAAGCGAAGTATAGGAAGCCGATTATTTTTGCTGTGCTTTTGGCGGTGTTCAACCAGTTTACGGGGATTAATGCCATTTTGTATTATGCACCGCGAATCTTTGAGATGGCAGGATTCAGTACGGAGATGGCTTTTCTGCAGCCTATCTTTATTGGCGGTACCAATCTGCTGTTTACTTTGATCGGTATGAGTATCATCGATATATATGGACGCAAGAAACTGTTGTTGAGCGGTGCCGTAGGGATGTTCATATTCCTGTTGTTGGCCGCGTTCGGGTTGAAATCAGGCGATACGTCCTTTTTGTTGTATTATATCATGGGTTTCATTGCTTCATTTGCCCTGTCTCAAGGAGCTGTGATTTGGGTGTTTATTTCCGAAATTTTCCCCAATGCCGTGCGCGCACAGGGAACCTCATTGGGCAGCACCACGCATTGGGTGATGGCAGCCATCATATCGTGGGTATTTCCCATTGTGGTCGAAAATATAACCGGGGGTGGT is a genomic window containing:
- a CDS encoding sugar porter family MFS transporter, yielding MSKIWKYVFIASLGGFLFGFETAVISGAEKIIQQLWDLNSFWHGFTVSISLIGTIFGAIGAAKPAQRYGRKRVLQAVAVMYLLSAIGCGLSFNWYMFLFFRLLGGISVGVSSVVGPLYIAEIAPAKLRGRMTGMFQIMIVSGIFIAYLTNFLFAGFGEHAWRYMLGIMAIPSIAFLVLLGTIPFSPRWLLLQDRQEEADVVFASLGQQNDTRDVGETKLNIEEPLFQAKYRKPIIFAVLLAVFNQFTGINAILYYAPRIFEMAGFSTEMAFLQPIFIGGTNLLFTLIGMSIIDIYGRKKLLLSGAVGMFIFLLLAAFGLKSGDTSFLLYYIMGFIASFALSQGAVIWVFISEIFPNAVRAQGTSLGSTTHWVMAAIISWVFPIVVENITGGGFYIFLFYAIMVVLSFFFILGMPETKGKSLEQIQEELKGKG